The following are encoded together in the Salinibacterium sp. UTAS2018 genome:
- the secE gene encoding preprotein translocase subunit SecE has translation MAKKDVDEPSEDVVAKAKKESAQRRGPFGRMALFIRQVINELKKVVTPTRRELVSFTLVVLIFVIIMMGIVSGLDFGFSALVNFLFGDPNLVV, from the coding sequence GTGGCCAAGAAAGACGTAGACGAGCCCAGCGAGGACGTCGTCGCCAAGGCGAAGAAGGAGAGCGCGCAACGTCGTGGACCCTTCGGCCGCATGGCACTCTTCATTCGCCAAGTAATCAACGAACTCAAGAAGGTTGTGACTCCGACCCGGCGCGAGCTGGTCAGCTTCACTCTCGTTGTTCTTATCTTCGTGATCATCATGATGGGCATCGTTTCCGGCCTCGACTTTGGGTTCAGCGCCTTGGTGAACTTCTTGTTCGGCGATCCCAACCTTGTGGTCTAG